The Pyricularia oryzae 70-15 chromosome 5, whole genome shotgun sequence genome includes a region encoding these proteins:
- a CDS encoding glycoprotease pgp1, whose product MNAIRMLSRRRPLLTSHGSRRLLDVATRSRQPARFAFVGSSTPETETGSSSSDSSPGTKFTPRETLLTLAIETSCDDTCVALVEKERGPGGAARVLFHQRATADNSMFGGINPLPTLESHTALLAKMVRSAVNALPQDAATGNSSFSTAFTRSKPDSSIPRRLPDFVSVTRGPGMAAALSVGLSTAKGLAVAWKVPLVGVHHMQAHLLTPRLMSAMRKPFYEWEKERAALTREAFVSEKEEKSGSLKKARSSQSDPKAQDPKEYDWPRYPFFTLLVSGGHTMLMRSKNLVQHSTVAEVEGFAAGDALDKCARAILPPKYQGKTSSFGQLLEEFVFPKNLKDYSSVYRAPRNRAEHSSTVSPRRRVLMDRAAERRSPLNIIYTEENGPRYPWALKPMMAESREMKYAFGGLLDQVLRIVKERTAAGAFDLEERRVLGYETMRIMFEHLASRVVLSLTSYRDSSRKKNPGQGPTAARLLMSGGVASNKFLRYVVRSMLEAYHFNPVQVIGPPPHLCVDNAAMIGWAGLEMFEEGFTTDLGVLPKKKWSLDHKVEGGILGSGDSPTSPYDGWIHNSMPTVKDDKMANVVNVIGHRQKDD is encoded by the coding sequence ATGAATGCAATTCGGATGCTGtcccggcggcggccgtTGTTGACCTCCCACGGCTCCCGGCGGTTACTAGATGTGGCGACAAGGTCACGGCAGCCAGCCAGATTTGCATTCGTCGGTTCCTCTACTCCCGAGACAGAGACTGGCAGTAGCAGCAGCGACAGCAGCCCCGGCACCAAGTTCACTCCCAGAGAAACGCTGCTCACGCTCGCAATAGAAACATCATGCGACGACACGTGCGTAGCGCTGGTTGAGAAGGAGCGCGGCCCTGGAGGCGCGGCGAGGGTTCTCTTCCACCAGCGCGCCACGGCTGACAACAGCATGTTTGGCGGCATCAACCCGCTGCCGACCCTCGAGTCGCACACCGCCCTGCTCGCCAAGATGGTCAGGTCCGCCGTGAATGCGCTGCCGCAGGACGCGGCCACGGGCAACTCCTCTTTCTCGACGGCGTTCACCAGGAGCAAGCCCGACAGTAGCATCCCCCGTCGCCTCCCCGACTTTGTGTCGGTCACCAGGGGCCCCGGGATGGCAGCGGCGCTCTCCGTGGGTCTGAGCACGGCCAAGGGGCTCGCCGTCGCCTGGAAGGTGCCGCTCGTTGGCGTCCACCATATGCAGGCCCACCTGCTGACGCCCAGGCTCATGTCGGCCATGCGGAAGCCGTTTTACGAGTGGGAAAAGGAGAGGGCGGCTTTGACTCGGGAGGCTTTCGTTTCGGAGAAGGAAGAGAAATCAGGATCGCTGAAGAAAGCCCGTTCTTCGCAATCGGACCCGAAGGCGCAGGATCCAAAGGAATACGACTGGCCCCGCTATCCCTTCTTCACCCTCCTCGTTTCAGGCGGGCACACCATGCTCATGCGCAGCAAGAACCTCGTCCAGCACTCGACCGTCGCCGAAGTCGAAGGCTTCGCGGCCGGCGACGCGCTCGACAAGTGCGCGCGCGCCATCCTCCCGCCCAAATACCAAGGCAAGACCAGCAGCTTCGGACAACTGCTCGAGGAGTTTGTGTTCCCCAAGAACCTCAAGGATTACAGCAGCGTGTACAGAGCGCCCAGAAACCGCGCGGAGCACAGCTCCACCGTGTCCCCGCGGCGGCGCGTCCTCATGGACCGCGCCGCCGAGAGGCGGTCCCCCCTCAACATCATCTACACAGAAGAAAACGGGCCCAGGTACCCCTGGGCGCTCAAGCCGATGATGGCCGAGTCGCGCGAGATGAAGTACGCCTTTGGCGGGCTCCTCGATCAGGTGCTGCGCATAGTCAAGGAGAGGACGGCGGCCGGCGCCTTTGACTTGGAGGAGCGCCGCGTCCTTGGCTACGAGACCATGAGGATCATGTTTGAGCACCTCGCGTCGAGGGTGGTGCTCTCCCTCACGTCCTACCGGGACAGTAGTAGAAAGAAGAACCCCGGACAAGGACCAACCGCGGCGAGGCTGCTGATGTCGGGTGGCGTGGCGAGCAACAAGTTCCTGCGCTACGTCGTGCGCAGTATGCTCGAGGCGTACCACTTCAACCCCGTCCAAGTCATCGGACCGCCACCTCACCTGTGCGTCGACAACGCGGCCATGATCGGCTGGGCGGGCCTGGAGATGTTTGAGGAGGGCTTCACCACGGACCTGGGCGTGCTGCCGAAGAAGAAGTGGTCGCTCGACCACAAGGTCGAAGGTGGCATCTTGGGATCGGGTGATTCCCCGACCAGTCCCTACGACGGCTGGATCCATAACTCGATGCCTACTGTCAAAGATGACAAGATGGCTAACGTGGTTAACGTGATTGGCCATAGGCAAAAAGATGACTAA
- a CDS encoding mannan polymerase complexes MNN9 subunit, protein MARAMGPVRMKKANPITLAIGAFLCIFIIYFLAGPSGSSSNILKKKKAQPASHPLSPPTSPFRKESTSADGRRTPPPVTRYNLNNVTTTANPIENREDVLILTPMARFYQGYWDNLLALNYPHELINLAFILPKNKEGNAATSALQAQVTKTQRGPKQFKSITILRQDFDAPLQSQDEAERHKMQNQKPRRAAMAKARNSLLFTTLGPSISWVLWLDGDIIETPPSLIQDLAKHDKAVIAPNCFQRYVDEKTGKSAERPYDYNNWQDSATAQELATKMGPDDILLEGYQEMATYRALMAYMTTEDNNLDYEIPLDGVGGAALLVKADVHRDGAMFPPFAFYHLIETEGFAKMSKRLGFQPTGLPNYKVYHYNE, encoded by the exons ATGGCGCGCGCAATGGGGCCGGTGCGCATGAAGAAGGCGAATCCTATCACGCTCGCGATCGGTGCCTTTCTCTGCATATTCATTATCTACTTCCTCGCTGGCCCGTCCGGCAGTTCGAGCAATATCcttaagaagaagaaggctcAGCCAGCCTCGCATCCTCTCTCCCCACCGACGTCTCCCTTCCGCAAGGAGTCTACCTCTGCCGACGGTCGAAGAACCCCGCCGCCCGTTACGCGTTACAACCTGAACAATGTCACGACCACTGCGAACCCAATTGAGAATCGCGAGGATGTCCTGATCCTTACCCCGATGGCCCGCTTCTACCAGGGTTACTGGGACAACCTGCTGGCGCTCAACTACCCACACGAACTGATCAACCTGGCCTTCATCCTACCCaagaacaaggagggcaatgCGGCCACGAGCGCTCTCCAAGCCCAGGTGACCAAGACACAGCGGGGTCCCAAACAGTTCAAGAGCATCACCATTTTGCGTCAGGACTTTGACGCGCCCCTGCAGTCGCAGGACGAGGCCGAGCGCCACAAGATGCAGAACCAGAAGCCGCGTAGGGCAGCAATGGCCAAGGCTCGCAACTCGTTGCTGTTCACGACACTGGGCCCTTCCATCTCCTGGGTCCTGTGGCTGGACGGGGACATCATAGAAACCCCGCCATCCTTGATCCAGGATCTCGCCAAGCACGACAAGGCCGTAATCGCACCAAACTGCTTCCAGCGTTACGTCGACGAGAAGACGGGCAAGAGCGCTGAGAGGCCATACGATTACAACAACTGGCAAGACAGTGCCACGGCCCAAGAGCTGGCCACTAAGATGGGCCCAGACGACATCTTGCTCGAGGGATACCAGGAGATGGCTACCTACCGGGCCCTGATGGCCTACATGACGACCGAGGACAACAACTTGGACTACGAAATTCCCCTCGATGGCGTCGGCGGTGCCGCTCTCCTTGTCAAGGCCGAcgtccaccgcgacggggccATGTTCCCACCGTTTGCCTTTTATCACCTCATTGAGACAGAGGGCTTTGCCAAGATGTCAAAGAGATTAGGATTCCAACCGACCGGTTTGCCGAATTACAAG GTCTACCACTACAACGAATGA
- a CDS encoding proteasome component PRE2 produces MDTLVARYSRPAYQQNETFTEDDQQDLCDSVPSLSLKFAVPPVAHPSSWLRTATDDHANPNCPIKIAHGTTTLAFRFQGGIIVATDSRATAGNWIASQTVKKVIEINSCLLGTMAGGAADCQYWLAWLGMQCRLHELRHKRRISVAAASKILANLVYQYKGMGLSMGTMCAGVTKEEGPALYYIDSDGTRLAGNLFCVGSGQTFAYGVLDAEYKYDLSDEDALELGRRSILAATHRDAYSGGFINLYHVKEDGWVKHGFNDTNPIFWKTKLEKGEFTNVTSALD; encoded by the exons ATGGACACCCTGGTAGCCCGCTACAGCCGCCCGGCTTACCAGCAGAACGAGACATTCACAGAAGATGATCAGCAAGACCTTTGCGATTCCGTCCCAAGTCTTTCACTCAAGTTTGCGGTTCCGCCAGTAGCACAT CCCTCATCTTGGCTCCGCACAGCAACGGACGACCACGCAAACCCAAACTGCCCCATCAAGATCGCACACGGAACGACGACGCTCGCTTTCAGGTTTCAGGGAGGCATCATCGTTGCGACCGACTCTCGTGCCACCGCCGGCAACTGGATTGCTTCGCAGACGGTCAAGAAGGTCATCGAGATCAACTCTTGCCTGCTCGGCACCATGGCCGGCGGTGCCGCAGACTGCCAGTACTGgctcgcctggctgggcatgCAGTGCCGTCTGCACGAGCTCCGCCACAAGCGCCGCATCTcggtcgccgccgcctccaagATTCTCGCCAACCTCGTCTACCAGTACAAGGGCATGGGCCTCAGCATGGGTACCATGTGCGCCGGCGTCACCAAGGAGGAGGGTCCCGCCCTGTACTACATCGACAGCGACGGCACCAGGCTTGCCGGCAATCTGTTCTGTGTGGGATCCGGTCAGACCTTTGCCTATGGTGTGCTGGATGCCGAGTACAAGTACGACCTGTCGGATGAGGATGCGCTCGAGCTCGGCCGCAGGAGCATTCTCGCCGCCACCCACAGGGATGCCTACTCCGGTGGTTTTATCAACTTGTACCACGTCAAGGAGGACGGTTGGGTCAAGCACGGATTCAACGACACGAACCCTATCTTCTGGAAGACTAAGCTGGAGAAGGGCGAGTTTACCAACGTTACGAGTGCGCTGGACTAG